Proteins encoded together in one Chitinophaga lutea window:
- a CDS encoding TonB-dependent receptor, whose amino-acid sequence MRAILTIALLAFSGLGVQAQEGVIRGVVRSDNGQPAAFTNVSIPALKKGTVATANGRYLLAAPQGTHTLRFSGVGVKAVEKEVTIGADTTVLDVDVSASSDLKEVIVSASRRQETLDEVPSSVTIVGPRDLAVQKGISNNVSDILANTVPGLGFSGNQTGNTGQTLRGRNLLVMIDGIPQSTPLRNGGRDIRTIDPSAIERVEVIKGATAIYGNGADGGLINYITKKGDKTKGLSGETTLGANTQLKSAQHTGGFAVGQLLSGAYKKWDFVVSGHYEQTGVYKDAKGGVLSPDYGLGETQLWNGFAKVGYDINDRNRLELMYNFFGSQQRSDYIQKPGKYGDSASTGIPGKRLGEPEGTPFNHNASLHYSSEGFIGGTDLDVNLYMQRFHTTYSWSPTFEHGGQSEITSKKQGLRINLNSPIRLGRHYDMQLVYGLDFMNDITAQNLTDGRVWVPEMDMKNYAPYAQLKTTFYKHLVLKAGARFENINIGVPDYTTIKTQNRVTGAFTEGGVAVTGGTLRYNALVYNAGLRYNQFRWFKPFISYSQSFSIMEIGRALRTAKQNTVALLKTKAVIAHNYEAGFSSTLGPVDIEASYYISTSDLGSSFVEKGGVFEIARSPERVHGFEIAADARLLQNLHAGGSYSYTEGKRDVNDNGKFSDGADVYLGGDRIAAPKATAYIRYSPLPQWSVRLQMLHAGSRKRFAPVNGIYPYGTGPVNSFSTFSLFSTLQLDTHSSLALGIDNLFNKDYYTVASQWDGRNENYIKGNGARLSLSYTYKF is encoded by the coding sequence ATGAGAGCGATATTAACAATTGCCCTGCTGGCCTTTTCCGGTTTGGGCGTACAGGCGCAGGAAGGCGTCATCAGGGGCGTGGTGCGGAGCGATAACGGGCAACCGGCAGCCTTCACCAACGTCAGCATCCCGGCGCTGAAAAAAGGCACCGTGGCAACCGCCAACGGGCGCTACCTGCTGGCTGCGCCGCAAGGCACCCATACTCTCCGTTTTTCGGGCGTGGGCGTGAAAGCGGTGGAAAAAGAAGTGACCATCGGCGCGGATACGACTGTGCTGGATGTGGATGTATCGGCGAGCAGCGACCTGAAAGAAGTGATCGTTTCGGCCAGCCGCCGGCAGGAAACGCTGGACGAAGTACCGTCGTCCGTAACCATCGTAGGCCCGCGCGACCTGGCGGTACAGAAAGGCATCAGCAACAACGTATCCGACATACTGGCCAACACCGTACCCGGCCTGGGTTTCAGCGGCAACCAGACCGGCAACACCGGGCAGACCCTCCGCGGCCGCAATCTCCTGGTGATGATCGACGGCATCCCGCAGTCTACGCCCCTCCGTAACGGCGGGCGCGACATCCGCACCATCGACCCCTCCGCCATCGAAAGAGTGGAAGTGATCAAGGGTGCCACCGCCATTTACGGCAATGGCGCCGACGGCGGGCTCATCAACTACATCACCAAAAAAGGCGATAAAACAAAAGGGCTCAGCGGCGAAACCACCCTGGGCGCCAATACCCAACTGAAAAGCGCGCAACATACGGGCGGCTTCGCGGTGGGACAGCTGCTGTCCGGGGCTTATAAAAAATGGGACTTCGTGGTGAGCGGCCATTATGAACAGACCGGCGTGTATAAAGACGCCAAAGGCGGGGTGCTCAGTCCCGACTACGGCCTGGGCGAAACCCAGCTCTGGAACGGGTTTGCCAAAGTGGGCTACGACATCAACGACCGCAACCGCCTCGAGCTGATGTACAATTTCTTCGGCAGCCAGCAGCGCAGCGATTACATCCAGAAACCCGGCAAATACGGCGACTCCGCCTCCACCGGCATTCCCGGCAAACGCCTGGGCGAGCCGGAGGGCACGCCGTTCAATCACAACGCCAGCCTGCATTACAGCAGCGAAGGTTTCATCGGCGGCACCGACCTCGATGTGAATCTCTATATGCAGCGTTTCCATACCACATACAGCTGGAGCCCCACTTTCGAGCACGGCGGCCAGTCTGAAATCACCTCCAAAAAACAGGGGCTGCGCATCAACCTGAACTCTCCCATCCGTCTCGGCCGCCATTACGATATGCAGCTCGTGTACGGCCTCGATTTCATGAACGACATCACGGCCCAAAACCTCACCGACGGGCGTGTATGGGTGCCCGAGATGGACATGAAAAACTATGCGCCGTACGCCCAGCTGAAGACCACTTTTTACAAACACCTCGTGCTGAAAGCCGGCGCCCGTTTCGAGAACATCAACATCGGCGTGCCCGACTATACCACCATCAAAACGCAGAACCGTGTAACCGGCGCCTTCACCGAAGGCGGCGTGGCCGTCACCGGCGGCACCCTGCGGTACAACGCGCTGGTATACAACGCCGGCCTCCGGTACAACCAGTTCCGCTGGTTCAAACCTTTCATCAGTTATTCACAGAGCTTCTCCATCATGGAAATCGGCCGCGCGCTCCGCACAGCCAAACAAAACACGGTGGCCCTGCTGAAAACCAAAGCGGTGATCGCGCATAACTACGAAGCCGGTTTCAGCAGCACCCTCGGGCCCGTAGACATTGAGGCCAGCTATTACATCAGCACCTCCGACCTTGGTTCTTCCTTCGTGGAAAAAGGCGGGGTATTCGAAATAGCCCGTTCCCCGGAAAGGGTGCACGGTTTTGAAATCGCCGCCGACGCGCGCCTGCTGCAGAACCTCCATGCCGGCGGTTCCTATTCCTATACCGAAGGAAAAAGAGACGTGAACGACAACGGCAAGTTCAGCGACGGCGCGGACGTATACCTGGGCGGCGACCGCATTGCGGCGCCCAAAGCCACCGCATACATCCGTTACAGCCCGCTGCCCCAGTGGAGCGTGCGCCTGCAGATGCTGCACGCCGGCAGCCGCAAAAGGTTTGCGCCGGTAAACGGGATTTATCCCTACGGCACCGGCCCGGTGAACAGCTTCTCCACCTTCAGCCTGTTCTCCACGCTGCAGCTTGACACCCACAGCAGTCTTGCCCTGGGCATCGACAACCTGTTCAACAAAGATTATTATACCGTAGCTTCGCAGTGGGATGGCCGTAACGAGAATTACATCAAGGGGAACGGCGCCCGGCTGAGCCTGAGCTATACTTATAAATTCTGA
- a CDS encoding PepSY-associated TM helix domain-containing protein, which yields MNKQIFRIHRITGLIAGVFLLLLSFTGSLLVFSDEIDHTLNVTAFHVKPEGPRRPLNELYRTGASAVPGNPYLYFLRLPQAPSETVVMRAEYSADHKIYIYLHPYTGQVLHTRSNKGYFTGALLYLHFTLLSGVNGSIAVMIIGFLIIISLLTGLHVYRKHLLKVLTFRDRIEWKHRSRRWRNLHRVVGVWALLFNLLIVITGILIQFKVVGARVGKKPPSVAVNAPPDFDRAYEVARGGITDFTILGVRPPKKAGDPVVFTGNAGESRVLGEYNSSVSIDPASDTIVKKLDFKTAPLGKKLNASVNQLHFGNFGGVGLKIVYCLLGLTPGIMALSGVLIWWRRKYGVMKRRSGR from the coding sequence TTGAATAAACAGATTTTCCGGATACATCGCATCACGGGTTTGATAGCAGGAGTTTTTCTCCTGCTATTGAGTTTTACGGGAAGCCTGCTGGTGTTCAGCGACGAAATCGATCACACGCTGAACGTGACCGCCTTTCATGTGAAGCCCGAAGGCCCGCGCCGGCCGCTGAACGAACTGTACCGCACGGGCGCCTCCGCCGTGCCCGGCAACCCCTACCTGTATTTTCTCCGCCTGCCGCAGGCGCCGTCGGAAACGGTGGTGATGCGGGCCGAGTATTCGGCGGACCATAAAATTTACATCTACCTCCACCCCTATACAGGCCAGGTACTGCATACCCGCAGCAACAAGGGATATTTCACCGGCGCGCTGCTGTACCTGCACTTCACGCTGCTCAGCGGCGTCAACGGCTCCATCGCCGTCATGATCATCGGTTTCCTGATCATCATTTCCCTGCTCACGGGCCTTCATGTGTACCGCAAGCACCTGCTGAAGGTGCTCACGTTCCGCGACAGGATCGAATGGAAGCACCGCAGCAGAAGGTGGCGCAACCTGCACCGCGTGGTGGGCGTATGGGCGCTGCTGTTCAACCTCCTGATCGTCATTACCGGCATCCTCATCCAGTTCAAGGTGGTGGGCGCCCGCGTCGGGAAAAAACCGCCATCCGTGGCCGTTAATGCGCCCCCGGATTTCGACCGTGCGTACGAGGTGGCCCGTGGCGGCATCACGGACTTTACCATCCTCGGCGTTCGCCCGCCGAAAAAAGCCGGCGACCCTGTGGTGTTTACCGGCAATGCCGGTGAAAGCCGCGTGCTGGGAGAATACAACTCATCCGTGAGCATCGACCCGGCTTCGGACACCATCGTCAAAAAACTCGACTTTAAAACGGCGCCCCTTGGCAAAAAACTCAATGCAAGCGTGAACCAGCTGCACTTCGGGAACTTCGGCGGGGTGGGGTTAAAAATCGTGTACTGCCTGCTGGGGCTCACGCCGGGTATCATGGCGCTGTCCGGCGTTCTCATCTGGTGGCGGAGGAAGTATGGGGTGATGAAGCGGCGCAGCGGGCGATAA
- the purL gene encoding phosphoribosylformylglycinamidine synthase subunit PurL — MQTTVETAEQLGLTADEFERIKSILGRTPNFTELSMYSVMWSEHCSYKNSIVWLKSLPREGGRLLVKAGEENAGLVDIGDGWACVFKIESHNHPSALEPFQGAATGVGGIHRDIFTMGARPIAALNSLRFGNINDAKTQHLLKGVVDGIGHYGNCFGVPTVGGEVYFEDCYGTNPLVNAMSVGVLKVGTMVSATSHGEGNPVFIVGSATGKDGIGGASFASADITEESAKDLPAVQVGDPFQEKKLLEACLEVVKTNALIGMQDMGAAGITCSTAEMSAKGEHGMIIHLDKVPTRQQNMKGWEMLLSESQERMLIVVEKGREKEVLDIFDKWDLHCVQIGEVTKDPTLRFYMNGVLEAEVPAESLVLGGGAPQYHRAYVEPKYFEKVKAFDIQNIPDITHAKSVAEKIAQLPNIASKRWVYTQYDSMVGTANASTNAPSDASIVLVKGTKKALAVTTDCNSRYVHADPHAGGQIAVAEAARNIVCSGGEPVAITNCLNFGNPYDPEVYFQFVHAIKGMGEACRKFNTPVTGGNVSFYNQSPDGPVYPTPTIGMLGVLDSMDQRMTLDFKQAGDLIYLVGRSYNDISSSEYLHKLIGVEFSPAPHFNLEEEHKLQQAITKLINGGLIQSAHDVSEGGLFVTLLESAMVRGLGFDVHTNKDFRKDAYLFGEAQSRVVVSVSPGNKEKFEALLHGLVDASEQSVRYEKIGTVKGDSIVVDSEDWGQVAAWKGKYDTSLENHL, encoded by the coding sequence ATGCAAACCACAGTAGAAACCGCCGAACAGTTAGGACTTACCGCAGACGAATTTGAACGTATTAAATCCATCCTGGGCCGCACACCGAATTTCACCGAACTCAGCATGTACTCTGTTATGTGGAGTGAACACTGCAGTTACAAGAATTCCATCGTATGGCTCAAAAGTCTGCCCCGCGAAGGCGGCCGCCTGCTGGTGAAAGCTGGTGAAGAAAATGCCGGTCTTGTAGACATCGGCGACGGCTGGGCCTGCGTATTCAAGATCGAATCGCACAACCACCCCTCCGCACTCGAACCTTTCCAGGGTGCCGCCACCGGTGTAGGCGGTATTCATCGCGATATTTTTACCATGGGCGCCCGCCCCATCGCGGCGCTCAACTCCCTGCGCTTCGGTAACATCAACGACGCCAAAACCCAGCACCTGCTGAAAGGCGTGGTAGACGGCATCGGCCACTATGGCAACTGCTTCGGCGTTCCCACTGTGGGCGGTGAAGTGTATTTCGAAGACTGTTACGGTACCAACCCCCTCGTGAACGCCATGAGCGTGGGCGTACTGAAAGTGGGCACCATGGTGTCCGCCACCTCCCACGGGGAAGGCAACCCCGTATTTATCGTAGGATCCGCCACGGGTAAAGACGGTATCGGCGGCGCTTCCTTCGCGTCGGCCGACATCACCGAAGAAAGCGCCAAAGACCTGCCGGCCGTACAGGTGGGCGACCCCTTCCAGGAAAAGAAACTCCTCGAGGCCTGCCTCGAAGTGGTGAAAACCAACGCCCTCATCGGCATGCAGGATATGGGCGCCGCCGGTATCACCTGCTCCACCGCCGAAATGAGCGCCAAAGGCGAGCACGGCATGATCATCCACCTCGACAAGGTGCCTACCCGCCAGCAGAACATGAAAGGCTGGGAAATGCTCCTATCCGAAAGCCAGGAGCGCATGCTCATCGTGGTGGAGAAAGGCCGCGAAAAAGAAGTGCTCGACATCTTCGATAAATGGGACCTCCACTGCGTACAGATCGGCGAAGTGACCAAAGACCCCACCCTCCGTTTTTATATGAACGGCGTGCTGGAAGCGGAAGTGCCCGCGGAAAGCCTCGTACTGGGCGGCGGCGCTCCCCAGTATCACCGCGCTTACGTAGAACCGAAATACTTCGAAAAAGTAAAAGCATTCGATATCCAGAACATCCCGGATATCACCCACGCCAAATCCGTAGCGGAAAAAATCGCGCAGCTGCCGAACATCGCCTCCAAACGCTGGGTATACACGCAGTACGACAGCATGGTGGGTACCGCCAACGCCAGCACCAACGCCCCCAGCGACGCGTCGATCGTACTGGTGAAAGGTACTAAAAAGGCACTGGCCGTGACGACGGACTGTAACAGCCGCTACGTGCATGCGGACCCGCATGCGGGCGGACAGATAGCCGTAGCCGAAGCAGCCCGGAACATCGTGTGCAGCGGCGGCGAACCGGTGGCCATCACCAACTGCCTCAACTTCGGCAACCCTTACGATCCGGAAGTGTACTTCCAGTTCGTACATGCCATCAAAGGCATGGGCGAGGCCTGCCGCAAATTCAATACACCCGTTACCGGTGGTAACGTGAGCTTCTATAACCAGTCGCCCGACGGCCCTGTATACCCCACGCCCACCATCGGCATGCTGGGTGTGCTCGACAGCATGGACCAGCGCATGACGCTGGATTTCAAACAGGCCGGCGACCTCATTTACCTGGTAGGCCGCAGCTATAACGACATCAGCAGTTCAGAATACCTGCACAAGCTGATCGGCGTTGAATTCAGCCCTGCGCCGCATTTCAACCTGGAAGAAGAGCATAAGCTGCAACAGGCCATCACCAAACTGATCAATGGCGGCCTCATTCAATCCGCACACGACGTCAGCGAAGGCGGCCTCTTCGTAACCCTGCTCGAAAGCGCCATGGTGAGAGGTTTGGGCTTCGATGTTCATACCAACAAGGATTTCAGGAAAGACGCCTATCTCTTCGGCGAAGCACAGAGCCGCGTAGTGGTGAGCGTAAGCCCCGGGAACAAGGAAAAATTCGAGGCGCTGCTGCATGGCCTGGTAGACGCATCCGAACAATCCGTTCGCTACGAGAAGATCGGTACCGTTAAAGGCGACAGCATCGTGGTGGATAGCGAAGACTGGGGCCAGGTGGCTGCCTGGAAAGGGAAGTACGATACTTCACTGGAGAATCACCTGTAA
- a CDS encoding glutamine synthetase III family protein encodes MQSLRFQALENLTGVDFKVKTELNGKITDVFGSNVFTGKAVREHLSDEAYKSLMNSIKGGNKIERKMADQIASGLKSWAMKKGVTHYTHWFQPLTGTTAEKHDSFFTIKGDGSSIETFDGDALVQQEPDASSFPNGGIRATFEARGYTAWDPSSPAFIIEQGTGKTLCIPTIFVAYTGESLDYKAPLLKALSALDKAAVDVCNYFDKNVTKVTATLGWEQEYFMIDEGLANARPDLLLTGRTVVGHAPAKGQQLEDHYFGAIPERVYAYMRDFEEESYKLGIPLRTRHNEVAPAQFECAPIFEEVNIAVDHNSLLMDVMSKVAKRHKLKVLLHEKPFAGINGSGKHNNWSLATDTGVNLLAPGKTPKTNLMFLTFFVNTIKAVHDYADLLRASIASPSNDFRLGANEAPPAIISVFTGKYLFDVLQEVKSRVNNKFDEQDEAILKLDLHRHIPELLLDNTDRNRTSPFAFTGNKFEFRAVGSSANCSSAMTVLNTIMAKTLTEFKKEVDSLIEKGEKKEIAIMQTLRKYIVDSERILFEGDGYSEEWAKEAEKRGLANVKTTPKALDAMVTPKATKLYTETGVYNEKELHARHEILLEDYVKKVQIEARVIGDLATNNVLPAAIKYLNELLANIKGLKEAGFGEDSYKAQKQIAIKISEHINVISENVQAMIEARKVANKLEDSRQKAIDYCEKIKQPYFDVIRYHSDKLEFLVDDKIWGLPKYRELLFLR; translated from the coding sequence ATGCAATCGTTACGCTTTCAGGCGCTGGAAAATCTCACCGGCGTTGATTTTAAAGTAAAGACCGAACTGAATGGGAAAATCACAGACGTGTTCGGCAGCAATGTGTTTACCGGCAAAGCAGTACGGGAACACCTGAGTGATGAGGCTTACAAGAGCCTGATGAACTCCATTAAAGGTGGTAATAAGATCGAGCGTAAAATGGCTGATCAGATTGCTTCGGGCCTGAAATCCTGGGCAATGAAAAAAGGCGTTACCCACTATACCCACTGGTTCCAACCGCTTACCGGTACTACTGCGGAAAAGCACGACTCCTTCTTTACTATTAAAGGCGACGGTTCCAGCATCGAAACTTTCGACGGCGACGCCCTGGTACAACAGGAGCCTGATGCTTCCAGCTTCCCCAACGGCGGTATCCGCGCTACTTTCGAGGCCCGCGGTTACACTGCATGGGACCCCTCCTCTCCTGCTTTCATCATCGAGCAAGGTACAGGAAAAACCCTTTGCATCCCTACCATCTTCGTAGCCTACACCGGCGAATCGCTGGACTATAAAGCTCCGTTGCTGAAAGCGCTGTCTGCCCTGGACAAAGCTGCTGTGGACGTGTGCAACTACTTCGACAAAAACGTAACCAAAGTAACTGCTACCCTTGGTTGGGAACAGGAATATTTCATGATCGACGAAGGTCTGGCTAACGCCCGTCCCGACCTGCTGCTCACCGGCCGCACCGTGGTTGGCCACGCTCCTGCGAAAGGCCAGCAGCTGGAAGACCACTACTTCGGCGCCATCCCCGAGCGTGTATACGCTTACATGCGCGACTTCGAAGAAGAGTCTTACAAACTGGGCATTCCCCTGAGAACCCGTCACAACGAGGTGGCACCCGCACAGTTCGAGTGCGCGCCCATTTTCGAAGAGGTGAACATCGCGGTGGACCACAACTCCCTGCTGATGGACGTGATGAGCAAAGTGGCCAAACGCCATAAACTGAAAGTGCTGCTCCACGAGAAACCTTTCGCAGGCATCAACGGTTCAGGTAAACACAACAACTGGTCACTCGCTACCGATACCGGTGTGAACCTGCTGGCTCCCGGCAAAACGCCGAAAACCAACCTGATGTTCCTCACTTTCTTCGTGAACACCATCAAGGCCGTACATGACTATGCCGATCTGCTGCGTGCTTCCATCGCATCTCCGAGCAACGACTTCCGTCTCGGCGCCAACGAAGCTCCCCCGGCCATCATTTCCGTATTCACCGGCAAATACCTGTTCGACGTACTGCAGGAAGTAAAAAGCCGTGTTAATAACAAATTCGACGAGCAGGATGAAGCCATCCTGAAACTGGACCTGCACCGCCACATTCCGGAACTGTTGCTGGACAACACCGACCGTAACCGTACTTCTCCGTTCGCCTTCACCGGCAACAAGTTCGAGTTCCGCGCCGTAGGTTCTTCCGCTAACTGCTCTTCCGCAATGACCGTTCTGAACACCATCATGGCCAAAACCCTGACCGAGTTCAAGAAAGAAGTGGACAGCCTCATCGAGAAAGGCGAGAAAAAAGAAATCGCCATCATGCAGACCCTCCGCAAATACATCGTTGACTCCGAGAGAATCCTCTTCGAAGGCGACGGTTACAGCGAAGAATGGGCGAAAGAAGCTGAAAAACGCGGCCTCGCCAACGTAAAAACCACTCCGAAAGCGCTGGACGCGATGGTAACTCCGAAAGCTACCAAACTGTACACCGAAACCGGCGTTTACAACGAAAAAGAACTGCATGCCCGTCACGAAATCCTCCTGGAAGACTACGTGAAAAAAGTGCAGATCGAAGCCCGCGTAATCGGCGACCTGGCCACCAACAACGTATTGCCCGCTGCCATCAAATACCTGAATGAGCTGCTGGCCAATATCAAAGGCCTGAAAGAAGCCGGTTTTGGCGAAGATTCATACAAAGCGCAAAAACAGATTGCGATCAAGATATCTGAACACATCAATGTCATCAGCGAAAACGTACAGGCGATGATCGAAGCCCGCAAAGTGGCTAACAAGCTCGAAGACAGCCGTCAGAAAGCGATCGATTACTGTGAGAAGATCAAACAGCCGTACTTTGACGTTATCCGCTACCATTCGGACAAACTGGAATTCCTGGTGGATGACAAGATCTGGGGACTCCCCAAGTACAGAGAACTGCTTTTCTTGCGATAA
- the accC gene encoding acetyl-CoA carboxylase biotin carboxylase subunit — protein sequence MFKKILIANRGEIALRIIRTCKEMGIKTVAVYSTADKDSLHVRFADEAVCIGKPQSSDSYLNIPHLMAAAEITNADAIHPGYGFLAENARFAEICGEHGIKFIGPTPEMIRKMGDKMTAKETMIKAGVPVIPGSEGLLESVEQAKSLAREMGLPVIMKATAGGGGKGMRVVWDENEIENAYTMAKTEAKAAFSNDGIYMEKFVEEPRHIEIQIAGDQYGKVCHLSERDCSIQRRHQKLVEESPSPFMTPELREKMGDAAIKAASAINYESVGTIEFLVDKHRNFYFMEMNTRIQVEHGVTEEVINFDLIKEQIKIAAGIPISGKNYTPQMHAIECRINAEDPYNDFRPSPGRITVLHTPGGHGVRVDSHIYAGYVIPPYYDSMVSKVIAVAQTREEAINTMERALSEFVIEGVKTTIPFHQQLMQDENFRKGNFTTKFTETFKLQ from the coding sequence ATGTTCAAAAAGATATTGATCGCCAACCGTGGCGAGATTGCCCTGCGGATTATCCGTACCTGCAAGGAAATGGGGATCAAAACGGTGGCGGTATATTCAACCGCGGACAAAGACAGCCTGCATGTGCGCTTTGCGGACGAGGCCGTATGTATTGGAAAACCACAGAGTAGCGACTCTTACCTGAATATCCCTCACCTGATGGCGGCTGCCGAAATCACCAACGCAGACGCTATTCATCCCGGTTACGGCTTTCTGGCGGAAAATGCCCGCTTTGCGGAGATCTGCGGCGAGCACGGCATCAAGTTCATCGGTCCCACCCCGGAGATGATCCGCAAGATGGGCGACAAGATGACGGCCAAGGAAACCATGATCAAAGCCGGCGTACCGGTTATTCCCGGTTCCGAAGGTTTGCTCGAAAGCGTGGAACAGGCCAAATCCCTGGCCCGCGAAATGGGCCTGCCGGTGATCATGAAAGCGACCGCCGGCGGCGGTGGTAAAGGCATGCGTGTGGTATGGGACGAGAACGAGATCGAGAACGCCTACACCATGGCCAAAACCGAAGCCAAAGCCGCGTTCAGCAACGACGGCATCTACATGGAAAAATTCGTGGAGGAGCCCCGCCACATCGAAATACAGATCGCCGGCGACCAGTACGGCAAGGTGTGCCACCTCAGCGAACGCGACTGCTCCATCCAGCGCCGTCACCAGAAGCTGGTGGAAGAATCGCCTTCCCCCTTCATGACGCCCGAGCTCCGCGAAAAAATGGGCGACGCCGCCATCAAGGCCGCCAGCGCCATCAATTACGAGAGCGTGGGCACCATCGAGTTCCTGGTAGACAAACACCGCAATTTCTATTTCATGGAAATGAACACCCGTATCCAGGTGGAGCACGGTGTAACGGAAGAAGTGATCAACTTCGACCTCATCAAGGAACAGATCAAGATCGCGGCCGGCATCCCGATTTCCGGTAAAAACTATACGCCGCAGATGCACGCCATCGAGTGCCGCATCAACGCCGAAGATCCTTACAACGATTTCCGTCCCTCCCCGGGCCGCATTACCGTGCTGCACACGCCGGGCGGCCATGGCGTGCGCGTCGATTCGCATATCTACGCCGGGTACGTGATTCCGCCGTATTACGACTCCATGGTGTCCAAAGTGATCGCCGTGGCGCAAACCCGCGAAGAAGCCATCAACACGATGGAGCGCGCCCTCAGCGAGTTCGTGATCGAAGGGGTGAAAACCACCATCCCTTTCCACCAGCAGCTGATGCAGGACGAGAACTTCCGCAAAGGGAACTTCACCACCAAATTCACCGAAACATTCAAGCTGCAGTAA
- the accB gene encoding acetyl-CoA carboxylase biotin carboxyl carrier protein, translated as MDFKQIQELIKMINKSNISELSIEQDKFKITIKQKESEVQQIVTVPAVTAVQPVAVAPQAAAPAPAPAAAAPAAAAAPVNSNLITIKSPMIGTFYRSAGPDKPPFVNVGDDVAAGKVVCIIEAMKLFNEIESEVSGKIVKVLVDDASPVEYDQPLFLVEP; from the coding sequence ATGGACTTTAAACAGATTCAGGAGCTGATAAAAATGATCAACAAGTCAAATATCAGCGAACTGAGCATTGAGCAGGACAAGTTTAAGATTACAATAAAGCAGAAGGAAAGCGAAGTACAACAGATTGTAACAGTACCGGCGGTTACGGCAGTTCAGCCTGTAGCAGTGGCCCCCCAGGCGGCGGCGCCCGCACCGGCTCCGGCGGCGGCGGCACCCGCAGCAGCGGCGGCACCGGTGAACAGCAACCTCATCACCATCAAATCGCCCATGATCGGTACGTTCTACCGCAGCGCCGGCCCCGATAAGCCGCCGTTCGTAAACGTGGGCGACGATGTGGCTGCCGGCAAGGTGGTGTGCATCATCGAGGCGATGAAACTGTTCAACGAAATCGAAAGTGAAGTGAGCGGCAAAATTGTAAAGGTGCTGGTGGATGACGCCTCTCCTGTAGAGTACGATCAGCCGTTGTTCCTGGTAGAACCATAA
- the efp gene encoding elongation factor P, whose amino-acid sequence MATTADIRTGLIIKLDNSLYSVVEFGQNKTARAAAKVWAKLKGVDNSRSIEHTWNSGDTIYPVRVEKKAYQYLYQDESGYNFMDKETFEQIVVSEQMVDAPQFLKDGDEVSISINTETEQPMGVELPDKIVLKVTYSEPGMKGDTATRTLKPATVEGGATVMVPLFVNEGELIRINTKTGEYIERVKE is encoded by the coding sequence ATGGCTACCACCGCAGATATCAGAACAGGATTAATCATTAAGCTGGATAACAGCTTGTATTCTGTTGTAGAGTTTGGTCAGAACAAAACAGCCCGTGCCGCTGCCAAAGTATGGGCAAAATTGAAGGGGGTTGACAATAGCCGCTCCATCGAACATACCTGGAACTCAGGCGATACCATTTACCCGGTACGTGTGGAGAAAAAAGCATACCAGTATCTGTACCAGGACGAAAGCGGGTACAACTTCATGGATAAAGAGACCTTCGAACAGATCGTGGTGAGCGAGCAAATGGTGGATGCGCCCCAGTTCCTGAAAGACGGCGACGAAGTATCCATCTCCATCAATACCGAAACCGAACAGCCCATGGGCGTTGAACTGCCTGATAAAATCGTGCTGAAAGTGACCTATTCCGAGCCCGGTATGAAAGGCGACACCGCCACCCGTACCCTGAAGCCCGCCACCGTTGAAGGCGGCGCCACCGTGATGGTGCCCCTGTTCGTGAACGAGGGCGAGCTGATCAGGATCAACACCAAAACCGGTGAATATATCGAGAGAGTAAAAGAATAG
- a CDS encoding peroxiredoxin family protein → MRSWLLLFLFLPAVLKAQSVAPAAAQTPPFKQYKIISPLPMTLYDGHTFNKNDLPKNKPVLVFLFSVECDHCAHMTQEILKNIGKFGKSTILMVTPFKLERMKAWYDQYNIRNYPNIIMAAEPTRQIAYYYDLKNFPGIYIYDKKHRLAADYEGTVKLDTLLKHL, encoded by the coding sequence ATGAGAAGCTGGTTATTACTCTTTTTATTCCTTCCTGCTGTATTAAAAGCCCAGTCTGTTGCCCCTGCGGCAGCTCAAACGCCGCCTTTCAAACAGTACAAGATCATTTCTCCCCTGCCGATGACCCTGTACGACGGTCATACTTTCAACAAAAACGACCTCCCGAAAAATAAACCCGTACTGGTGTTTTTGTTCAGCGTGGAGTGCGACCACTGTGCCCATATGACGCAGGAAATTCTCAAAAACATCGGCAAGTTCGGAAAATCCACGATATTAATGGTCACTCCCTTTAAACTGGAGCGGATGAAGGCCTGGTACGACCAGTACAACATCAGGAACTACCCGAACATCATTATGGCTGCCGAGCCTACCCGTCAGATCGCATATTATTACGATCTGAAAAACTTTCCCGGTATTTACATTTACGACAAAAAACACCGGTTGGCGGCGGACTACGAAGGTACCGTTAAACTGGACACTTTGTTAAAGCACTTGTAA